The following is a genomic window from Nitrospira sp..
GCTACGCATGAAATGCGATACGTCGTCTTGATTGACCGCTCCACCCATGATCGAAGACATCGCGACGTTGGTAGATTTCTTGCCGCTGAGACCGGACTCCACTTCGTCCACAATCAATTCGACCGGCATGGACTGCCCGCCATAGACTCGCGGCCCGCCGATGATCTTGGCATTGGAGTAGCCATAAATAGCCGTGGCCACTTCCTTCGCCAGCCATCCAACATAGTTGAATTCCGGCACGACGATCAACTTGGTGTTTTTGCACAGCTCACGGAGCTCCTTTGTCGGGAACGGCCGCAATGAGCGCACCTTGATCAGACCAACCTTGATGCCCTTTTCAGCACAAATGCGAACCGCTTCGCGGGACTGCGCCGCGGCGCTACCGGAGGCAATGATCACAGCCTCGGCACCGTCTACGTTTTCAGCCGTGAGCAACCCGCCCATGTACTGATTAATATACTTGCGGGACCGTTCAACAGCGGCCCACACTTCTTGCTGCCAGACCGCGTGAATGTTGTAGGCCATGAAGTTTGATTTCTGAACCGGGGCATCGCGCGAGAGGCGCGCGGGAGGATTCTCCGCATCGAGAACGGGCACCGCTCCACGCCAGGCTTCACGCGGGGGCAACTTCATACTGCGATCCTGCATGCGCACGTAACCACGCGCATGCGTGACAAAGAATCCATCACAGCAGATACCGACCGGCAGGGTCACATCATTCTTCTCGCTGATGATGAACCCAGCCATCGTAAAATCGAACATGTCTTGCTGATTTTCAGCGTGGAATACGATCATGCCGCAATTCAGGAGATAGGCGACTTCAATGTTATCCGGCTGAATCGCGAGCGGAGCGTTGACCACGCGACAGG
Proteins encoded in this region:
- a CDS encoding Pyruvate:ferredoxin oxidoreductase, alpha subunit (MaGe:77309201), coding for MSDAEVKTNPPAATAAPAKKDPHAEAKRQKVVTPEYLFHEAPRTKEFITGSEAAKEAIRRSNVDLAIAYPITPQSETMQLVGVLYGEGYVKEYYRGEEEVGVMAAIAGGSRAGVRCYTATAGPGTLRGLEGIASWPGHRLPAVAMFTCRVVNAPLAIQPDNIEVAYLLNCGMIVFHAENQQDMFDFTMAGFIISEKNDVTLPVGICCDGFFVTHARGYVRMQDRSMKLPPREAWRGAVPVLDAENPPARLSRDAPVQKSNFMAYNIHAVWQQEVWAAVERSRKYINQYMGGLLTAENVDGAEAVIIASGSAAAQSREAVRICAEKGIKVGLIKVRSLRPFPTKELRELCKNTKLIVVPEFNYVGWLAKEVATAIYGYSNAKIIGGPRVYGGQSMPVELIVDEVESGLSGKKSTNVAMSSIMGGAVNQDDVSHFMRSI